The proteins below are encoded in one region of Streptomyces sp. NBC_00490:
- a CDS encoding Zn-ribbon domain-containing OB-fold protein, translated as MDARFDVPEPDAFTRTYWDAAEEGRLLVRHCGACGRTHHYPREFCPHCWSEDVTWEPASGRAELYTWSVVHRNDLPPFGERTPYVAAVVQLAEGPRMMTELVDAPPRTLRAGMALEVDFRQGIPVFRPRG; from the coding sequence ATGGACGCGCGCTTCGATGTGCCGGAGCCGGACGCTTTCACGCGCACCTACTGGGACGCGGCAGAAGAAGGACGGCTGCTCGTACGCCACTGCGGGGCGTGCGGACGCACCCACCACTACCCCCGCGAGTTCTGCCCGCACTGCTGGAGCGAGGACGTGACATGGGAGCCGGCGAGCGGCCGGGCCGAGCTCTACACCTGGTCCGTCGTCCACCGCAACGACCTGCCGCCCTTCGGGGAGCGCACGCCCTACGTCGCCGCGGTCGTCCAACTCGCCGAAGGGCCACGGATGATGACGGAACTCGTCGACGCCCCGCCGCGGACGCTGCGGGCCGGCATGGCGCTGGAGGTCGATTTCCGGCAGGGGATCCCGGTGTTCCGGCCGAGAGGATGA
- a CDS encoding subtype B tannase, which translates to MKHRAIKRRSVVLGIGATAGVAAVGGIALNAQASDTGSGSSSSDALVFDKDAYTELTTTVTDTEGTEHSVTYHFWKAITYVAKPVDEKYQSLIVSAPVKIDGKTVDASNAPILFANSIGGYMPSSVADATGIGAGGMSGGGAPSGAPSASASASTAPNANGNTNATGGATASNQLLALAAGYVVIEPGARGRTLKNSSGEYYGTAPAAIVDLKAAVRYIKSNKGRIPGNVERIVSAGTSAGGALSSLLGASGDSSIYDKLLKEIGAADASDAIFAVGAWCPITDLEHADGAYEWNWGSLNTKSGSTVDQTVSKALRSQFAEYQAGLKLRGLNGFGSLNARNYDEYLVKQYLEPSATKYLTDLSDSDRATYLAKNTFITWKNGKASFTWDGFLGHVGARGKSAPAFDAFDLSAGENNLFGAGTTQNRHFTAYGAKNDTTGLSTKRVASDIPEKLRLMNPMYHLVEKANGKRSKHWWIRLGTNDTDTSHVISANLAAAAKGLGDDVDHLYYWDQGHGANTDPGDFITWIAKVTGHKKR; encoded by the coding sequence GTGAAGCACAGGGCAATCAAGCGCAGGAGCGTCGTACTGGGCATCGGCGCGACCGCCGGTGTCGCGGCAGTCGGCGGCATCGCCCTGAACGCGCAGGCGTCGGACACCGGCAGCGGCTCGTCCTCCTCGGACGCCCTGGTCTTCGACAAGGACGCCTACACGGAGCTGACGACGACCGTCACCGACACGGAGGGCACCGAGCACTCGGTGACCTACCACTTCTGGAAGGCGATCACCTACGTCGCCAAGCCGGTGGACGAGAAGTACCAGAGCCTGATCGTCAGCGCCCCCGTCAAGATCGACGGCAAGACGGTCGACGCCTCGAACGCGCCGATCCTGTTCGCGAACTCCATCGGCGGGTACATGCCGTCCTCGGTCGCGGACGCCACCGGGATCGGGGCCGGGGGCATGTCCGGCGGCGGTGCTCCGAGCGGTGCGCCCAGCGCCTCGGCCTCGGCCTCCACCGCCCCCAACGCGAACGGGAACACCAACGCCACCGGCGGTGCCACCGCGAGCAACCAGCTCCTCGCCCTCGCCGCCGGCTACGTCGTCATCGAGCCCGGCGCCCGCGGCCGTACCCTCAAGAACTCCTCCGGCGAGTACTACGGCACCGCTCCCGCCGCGATCGTCGACCTCAAGGCGGCCGTGCGGTACATCAAGTCCAACAAGGGCCGTATCCCCGGCAACGTCGAGCGGATCGTCTCCGCCGGCACCAGCGCGGGCGGCGCCCTGTCCTCGCTGCTCGGCGCGTCCGGCGACAGCTCGATCTACGACAAGCTCCTCAAGGAGATCGGCGCGGCCGACGCCTCCGACGCGATCTTCGCGGTCGGCGCCTGGTGCCCGATCACCGACCTGGAGCACGCCGACGGCGCCTACGAGTGGAACTGGGGCTCCCTCAACACGAAGTCCGGCTCGACCGTCGACCAGACGGTGTCCAAGGCGCTCCGGTCCCAGTTCGCCGAGTACCAGGCGGGCCTGAAGCTGCGCGGCCTGAACGGCTTCGGCTCGCTGAACGCCCGCAACTACGACGAGTACCTGGTCAAGCAGTACCTGGAGCCCTCGGCGACGAAGTACCTCACCGACCTGTCGGACTCCGACCGCGCGACCTACCTGGCGAAGAACACCTTCATCACCTGGAAGAACGGCAAGGCCTCGTTCACCTGGGACGGCTTCCTCGGCCACGTCGGTGCCCGCGGCAAGTCCGCCCCCGCCTTCGACGCCTTCGACCTCTCGGCCGGCGAGAACAACCTGTTCGGCGCGGGCACGACCCAGAACCGCCACTTCACGGCCTACGGCGCCAAGAACGACACCACGGGCCTGAGCACCAAGCGCGTGGCGAGCGACATCCCCGAAAAGCTCAGGCTGATGAATCCGATGTACCACCTGGTGGAGAAGGCCAACGGGAAGCGTTCCAAGCACTGGTGGATCCGCCTCGGCACCAACGACACCGACACCTCGCACGTCATCTCCGCGAACCTCGCCGCCGCCGCGAAGGGTCTCGGGGACGACGTCGACCACCTCTACTACTGGGACCAGGGCCACGGCGCGAACACCGACCCGGGCGACTTCATCACCTGGATCGCCAAGGTGACGGGCCACAAGAAGCGGTGA
- a CDS encoding GNAT family N-acetyltransferase, with the protein MAHTRERSPSHPAPELLGHGLRLRHWDADSDADAETWLRGRSDPEFRRWNTPLKEIAGLDDARASLRAAAEAAADGVGVAFRVTDANSDTTLGHVGVHEIDHVVRVARIGYWVLPEARGHRVAARALTLVARWTFTDLGLHRLELGHALGHDASCRIAERCGFPYEGTLRGAMFEAGRQDAFRDVHLHARLSTDPEVAGR; encoded by the coding sequence ATGGCCCATACACGTGAACGGTCCCCGAGCCACCCCGCTCCCGAACTGCTCGGCCACGGGCTGCGCCTGCGCCACTGGGACGCGGACTCCGACGCGGACGCCGAGACCTGGCTGCGCGGCCGCTCCGACCCCGAGTTCCGGCGCTGGAACACCCCCCTGAAGGAGATCGCCGGCCTCGACGACGCCCGCGCCTCGCTCCGCGCGGCCGCCGAGGCCGCGGCGGACGGCGTCGGCGTCGCCTTCCGCGTCACGGACGCGAACAGCGACACGACCCTGGGGCACGTCGGCGTCCACGAGATCGACCACGTCGTACGGGTCGCCCGCATCGGCTACTGGGTCCTCCCCGAGGCCCGCGGCCACCGCGTCGCCGCCCGCGCCCTCACCCTCGTCGCCCGCTGGACCTTCACCGACCTCGGCCTGCACCGCCTCGAACTCGGCCATGCCCTCGGCCACGACGCGTCCTGCCGGATAGCGGAGCGCTGCGGATTCCCCTACGAGGGGACGCTCCGGGGCGCGATGTTCGAGGCGGGACGGCAGGACGCCTTCCGGGATGTCCATCTGCACGCCCGACTGTCCACGGATCCGGAGGTGGCGGGCCGATGA
- a CDS encoding DoxX family protein: MDSIWLTGAQWLALLRIGLGLWWLESWRHKDKKGWFERGTGIAWAADVAAKHRWNAVRSGFDTVVAPRPRTMAYIVVYAELAVGLGLVAGLLTPVALVGGLLLNVLYFTLMIHDWAEQGQNAMMGLISVVALFAMSWQKWSLDAALGLF; the protein is encoded by the coding sequence ATGGACTCCATCTGGCTCACCGGCGCGCAATGGCTGGCCCTGCTGCGGATCGGGCTCGGGCTGTGGTGGCTGGAGAGCTGGCGGCACAAGGACAAGAAGGGCTGGTTCGAGCGGGGGACCGGCATCGCGTGGGCGGCGGACGTCGCCGCCAAGCACCGCTGGAACGCGGTCCGTTCCGGCTTCGACACGGTGGTCGCGCCCCGGCCGCGGACGATGGCGTACATCGTCGTGTACGCGGAACTGGCGGTGGGGCTGGGGCTGGTGGCCGGCCTGCTGACCCCGGTGGCCCTGGTGGGCGGGCTGCTGCTCAACGTCCTCTACTTCACGCTGATGATCCATGACTGGGCCGAGCAGGGGCAGAACGCCATGATGGGGCTGATATCGGTGGTCGCGCTGTTCGCGATGTCCTGGCAGAAGTGGTCGCTGGACGCGGCGCTGGGCCTTTTCTGA
- a CDS encoding pyridoxine/pyridoxamine 5'-phosphate oxidase produces the protein MGTDLHALLRSLRVWAPEATTLPPFDPATAPAEPLPLFTEWFAEAVAAGQPEPHTMSLATSDEEGHPDVRTVMLHGADTTGWTFASHATSRKGRHLAARPYAALGFYWPTLGRQVRVRGPVTAAPAQEGQADLHARSTGALAAALTGRQSEVLRSLEELAEASETAWTEAQSRPDAPVPTWTLYRLAPQEVEFFQGDARRRHVRLTYRRTEEGWTSTLLWP, from the coding sequence ATGGGAACAGATCTTCACGCACTCCTGAGATCACTGCGGGTATGGGCCCCCGAGGCCACCACCCTGCCCCCCTTCGACCCGGCCACCGCCCCCGCCGAACCGCTCCCCCTCTTCACGGAGTGGTTCGCGGAGGCGGTGGCGGCGGGCCAGCCCGAACCGCACACGATGTCCCTGGCCACCTCGGACGAGGAGGGCCACCCGGACGTCCGCACGGTGATGCTGCACGGCGCCGACACCACGGGCTGGACCTTCGCCTCCCACGCCACCAGCCGCAAGGGCCGGCACCTCGCCGCCCGCCCCTACGCGGCCCTGGGCTTCTACTGGCCGACTCTGGGCCGCCAGGTCCGTGTCCGCGGCCCGGTCACCGCGGCCCCCGCCCAGGAGGGCCAGGCCGACCTCCACGCCCGCTCGACGGGCGCCCTGGCCGCCGCGCTCACCGGCCGCCAGAGCGAAGTCCTGCGCTCCCTGGAGGAGTTGGCCGAGGCCTCCGAGACGGCCTGGACCGAGGCCCAGTCGCGACCGGACGCCCCGGTCCCGACGTGGACCCTGTACCGCCTGGCCCCGCAGGAGGTGGAGTTCTTCCAGGGAGACGCCCGACGACGCCATGTACGACTGACGTACCGCCGTACGGAGGAGGGGTGGACGTCGACCCTGCTCTGGCCGTGA
- a CDS encoding flavin-containing monooxygenase has protein sequence MADSAAPPAPSTARPVYVIGGGPGGLAVAHALRAQGIRAVVLEKSDRVGASWRRHYDRLHLHTTRRLSALPGLAMPRRFGRWVSRDDVVRYLEKYAEHHELEIVTGVEVSRVERSPDGTGWLLHATGGRELTGAAVVVATGYNHTPLVPDWPGLTSFAGELVHAADYRNPKPYADRDVLVVGAGNTGAEIAVDLVEGGAGRVRLSVRTAPHIVRRSTAGWAAQYTGVLVRRLPVGLVDRLARPLAKLSVPDLSGHGLPRPDTGLYTRVHQGAIPVQDVGLIDAVRKGRVEVVAAVDGFEKDEVLLADGTRITPDTVIAATGYARSLEDLVGHLGVLDVRGLPVVNGARCPDDAPGLFFSGYVTPISGTFRELAIDAVKIAKAVAKDGARQVSRLPV, from the coding sequence ATGGCCGACTCCGCAGCGCCCCCCGCGCCCTCCACCGCCCGCCCCGTGTACGTCATCGGCGGCGGTCCGGGCGGCCTCGCCGTCGCCCACGCGCTGCGGGCCCAGGGGATACGTGCCGTGGTGCTGGAGAAGTCCGACCGGGTCGGGGCGTCCTGGCGGCGCCACTACGACCGGCTCCACCTGCACACCACCCGCCGCCTCTCGGCGCTCCCGGGGCTCGCGATGCCGCGCCGGTTCGGGCGCTGGGTGTCACGCGACGACGTCGTGCGCTACCTGGAGAAGTACGCCGAGCACCATGAGCTGGAGATCGTCACCGGCGTGGAGGTCTCCCGCGTCGAACGCTCCCCCGACGGCACCGGCTGGCTTCTGCACGCCACCGGCGGCCGCGAACTGACCGGCGCCGCGGTGGTCGTGGCGACCGGCTACAACCACACACCGCTGGTGCCGGACTGGCCGGGCCTCACCTCGTTCGCCGGCGAGCTCGTGCACGCCGCCGACTACCGCAACCCGAAGCCCTACGCCGACCGGGACGTCCTGGTCGTCGGCGCCGGCAACACCGGTGCCGAGATCGCCGTGGACCTGGTGGAGGGCGGGGCCGGGCGGGTCCGGCTGTCCGTGCGCACCGCCCCGCACATCGTCCGCCGCTCGACGGCGGGCTGGGCCGCCCAGTACACGGGGGTGCTCGTGCGACGGCTGCCGGTCGGGCTGGTCGACCGGCTCGCCCGGCCCCTGGCGAAGCTCAGCGTGCCCGACCTGTCCGGGCACGGTCTGCCCCGCCCCGACACCGGCCTCTACACCCGGGTCCACCAGGGCGCCATCCCCGTCCAGGACGTCGGCCTCATCGACGCCGTGCGCAAGGGCAGGGTCGAGGTCGTCGCCGCCGTCGACGGCTTCGAGAAGGACGAGGTGCTCCTCGCCGACGGCACCCGCATCACCCCGGACACCGTCATCGCGGCCACCGGATACGCCCGCTCCCTGGAGGACCTCGTCGGCCACCTCGGTGTCCTCGACGTGCGGGGGCTGCCGGTGGTCAACGGCGCCCGCTGCCCCGACGACGCCCCCGGCCTCTTCTTCAGCGGCTACGTCACGCCCATCAGCGGCACGTTCCGGGAACTCGCGATCGACGCGGTGAAGATCGCGAAGGCGGTCGCCAAGGACGGGGCCCGGCAGGTCTCCCGACTTCCCGTCTGA
- a CDS encoding GNAT family N-acetyltransferase, which yields MRWVVIEDLGEFLGVAGTFLHSRPVLHTVPLTVTETLRVRGPQAYGAEAPVFGVLEGGGAVRGAWFRTPPYRLTLTPLTVPEAEEGPMLEALAEQLAGLGHALPGVSAEQATAGAFAEAWQRRTGAKAELRQRQRLYRLGELTPPSPVPQGRARVAGAPDRELLTRWHEEFAEAVGNVAAGDAESWADARIRSGGVVLWETPDGVPVSMAGTHPMVAGQIRVAPVYTPAELRGRGYAGAATVAASRGALAAGADDVLLFTDLANTTSNGLYRRLGYRGMAEFEVYDFLG from the coding sequence ATGAGGTGGGTGGTGATCGAGGATCTCGGTGAGTTCCTCGGCGTTGCCGGAACCTTCCTGCACTCGCGGCCGGTGCTGCACACCGTCCCGCTGACGGTGACCGAGACGCTGCGGGTGCGGGGGCCGCAGGCGTACGGGGCGGAGGCGCCGGTCTTCGGGGTGCTGGAGGGCGGGGGCGCGGTCCGGGGGGCGTGGTTCCGTACGCCGCCGTACCGGCTGACCCTCACGCCGCTCACCGTGCCGGAGGCGGAGGAGGGGCCGATGCTGGAGGCGCTGGCCGAGCAGTTGGCGGGGCTCGGGCACGCCCTGCCGGGGGTGTCCGCCGAGCAGGCGACGGCCGGTGCCTTCGCGGAGGCGTGGCAGCGGCGCACGGGCGCCAAGGCCGAGCTGCGTCAGCGCCAACGGCTCTACCGCCTCGGCGAGTTGACGCCACCGTCTCCGGTGCCCCAGGGCCGGGCCAGGGTCGCGGGGGCGCCGGACCGCGAGCTGCTGACGCGCTGGCACGAGGAGTTCGCCGAGGCCGTCGGAAATGTCGCCGCCGGCGACGCCGAGTCCTGGGCGGACGCCCGGATCCGCTCCGGGGGCGTGGTGCTCTGGGAGACCCCGGACGGGGTGCCCGTGTCCATGGCCGGAACGCATCCCATGGTCGCCGGGCAGATACGGGTGGCGCCCGTCTACACGCCGGCCGAGCTCCGGGGGCGGGGCTACGCGGGAGCCGCGACGGTGGCGGCGAGCCGGGGCGCGCTGGCGGCCGGGGCCGACGACGTGCTGCTGTTCACGGATCTGGCGAACACCACGAGCAACGGCCTGTACCGGAGGCTGGGCTACCGGGGAATGGCCGAGTTCGAGGTGTACGACTTCCTCGGCTGA